The genomic interval TTTATAAGCATCTAGAGGAGTTACAATTGGTTCTTCCTGATTTTTAATACATGAAATAAAATGCTTTAATTCGGTTACATATGGATTTTCTTTTAACGGACTATCTGGAACAGCAACACCGACTGAACCTGTATCACTTTGATTAATGCCTTTCACAAGCGGAGCTGTTTTTGAGCTATCATATTGAATGATTCCTTCTTTGCCAGCCATTTCAAATTTAGTGGAGAAATTTTGATGTGCCCATGTTCCTTCCAAATGAGCAATTACACCACTTTTAAAGCGTAATGTTACTAATGCATAATCCAGCTTCGCGATTGCTCTTCCTTGTGCACTTTTTGCATATACTCGTTCTACCTCACCAAAGCACCAACGTAAGTAGTCAAAATCGTGGATCATTAAATCTAATACTAATCCACCACTGCTGTTATAATCGGCATACCAATCTCTAGAAGCTGATGGAAAACCTCCACCCCTTTTCGTATTTACGACAGCTGGTTTGCCAATTTTCCCTTCTTCTACTATCTGCTTTGCACGCTTGTATTCTGGGAAAAAACGAACGACATGACCTACAAAGAGCTTCACTTCTTTTTCCTTACAATAATCCATAATTTCTTGTGCATCTTTTAAATTTCGAGCTAATGGCTTTTCACAAATAACGTCGAATTGACAATCTGCTACCTTTTTTACATATTCTTTATGAAAAGGGGTCGGCACACAAACAGATACAACATCAATGACCTCAAGTGTATTTAGCGCTTCCTCATAGCTTGCAAATGCTTTAGTTCCAAGAATTCCTGCTAATTCTTTCGCTTTTGAAAGGTTTGTGTCCACAATTCCTACTAATTGAACATCTTCCATTGTCGAATAAGCGAAGGAATGGGTACTTCCCATTGTTCCCGCACCAATGACTAGTGCTTTTAACATAAACAAACACTCCCTTTTCTTTTTTTATTAATGAATCTGTTACTACTACCGGAAGCTTCCTTTTATCTTCTAACGCCGCCAAGGGCAATTCCCGCAAGTAAATGTTTTTGCAGAAAAATGAACATTAGCAGCATAGGAATCGTAGATAAGACAGCACCTGCCATTAATAAAGGATAATCTGTTGAATATTGACCAGAAAATGTTGATATTCCAACAGACAATACCCTCATGGAGTCGGAGCTGGTCATAACAAGTGGCCATAAAAAGTCATTCCACGCAGCAAGAATCGTAAAAATACCTAAAGCAGTAAGTGCTGGTGTAGAATTCGGCAAAATAATTCTCCAGTAGATTCCAAAGTACGAGCAGCCATCAATTTTCGCTGCCTCATCTAGCTCTTTCGGGATTCCCATGAAGAATTGGCGTAATAAGAAGGTGCCATATGCGCTAAAGATACCTGGAACAATCAAGGCAAAGAAGGTATCAATCCAACCTAATTGTGTTAACGTTGCATAGTTTGGTATTAAAATAACTTGAGCAGGAACCATCAACACGGAAAGCATTAAAATAAAGAGAACATTTTTCCCTGGAAAGTTTAATCGAGCAAAAGCAAATGCCGCCAAGGAACACAAAATTAACTGACCAATCGTTCTACCTAAGGTGAGAATGATGGTATTAATGTAATATTTTAAGAAATTTACAGAATCAAAGACGTTACTATAATTCTCAAAATGCCATTCTTTTGGAATAATCGTTGGCGGAACTTGCATGGATTCTCCATAAGACTTTAGAGAAGTTGTAATCATCCATAAAAATGGCACAATCATGATAAATGCGCCGATAATTAGTAGTAAATGTTTAGAAACACGCTTCAAGCAACCCCCCCCTTATTAAGAATCGTAATAAACCCATTTCTTTTGGAAAATAAATTGGATAATCGTCATCAACAGAATCGCAAGAAACAAGATAAATGCTTGTGCAGAGGCTATCCCCATTTCTCCATATTTAAAGCCAGATTCATATACTCCATAAACAATAGTACGAAGTGGTTCCAATAGTGCTGTACTATTACCAATCATGACAAATAATAAGTCGAATACTTGTAGGGAACTAATCATTCCTGTAATAAAAACAAAGAATAATGTTGGTGTTAAAAGTGGCAGGGTAATACTAAAAAACTTTCGAATCCTTGATGCACCATCAATTTCTGCTGCTTCATAATAGGATTTCTCAATTCCTTGAAGCCCTGCCAAAATTAAAATGATGTTATTTCCGACACTCATCCATATGTAGACGATAATAACGGATATTAAAGAAATCTTCGGATCAAATAGCCAAGATGGCTGTGGAAGATGAAGGATACCTAGAATGTAGTTAATTAAGCCATAATCGGTATTATAGAGCCATTTCCATACCATCCCAACAGCTACAGGCATTGTAACTACTGGTAAGAAATACAAGGTTCGGTAAAATACAATTCCTTTTATTCTTTGGTTCAGCATGACCGCTATTAAAATAGCAATGATGACAGTAAACGGAACGGAGACAAAGGTAAATACTGCTGTGTTAACAATGGAACGAAGAAAAGAAGAATCTGTAAATAACTTAATCAAATTTTCTAATCCGACATATTCTGGAGTCGATATACCATTCCATCTTGTAAAGGACAGAGCAAAGGAAGCAATTGCAGGATATATATAAAACATGATGAGTCCTAACATAGTAGGCGCGATAAATAAATAGGCAGCGATTGCTTCACGATTGAATCGTCTTTTCTTTCTCTTTCTTGCTACAGTCTCTGGACTTTTCTTAGTCACTACCATAGTTTCCATATGAACTCTCCCTTCTTCCATTATTTATTTCAAAGCAACTTCCCTTTTGTTCCAGCATTCATATGGAACAAAAGGGAAGTATTCTGTTGAACCGTTAATCCTTCTGTTCTTCTTCTAAGATGGCATCCATTTCTGTCGCAATTTTTTCTAAAGCTTCATCAATTGATTTTTGTCCTAAGAAGGCACCTTGGATTTCTGTTGTTTCAACCGTTTGCCATTCTGACGTTCTTTCGGATACTGGGTATGCTGTCGCTTTTTCAAGCGCATCTAAAAATACTTGTAGTTCAACATTTGGAAGGGAATCTAACCAAACTTTACTGATTTCCATATGTGCTGGTGTAGCAAATCCTGTTTCAGCCATAACGGTTGTTCCTTCTTTATTGGATAAGCTCTTAATTAATTCCCAAGCTAAATCTTCATCTTTCGTTTTGCTATTCATTGCCCAGCCAATCCCATGAACGATAGATGTGTCCACTTTTCCTTTTGGTAACGGGGCAACACCTAAATCTTCGCCTAGAACTTCCTCATATTCAGCTGCATGAACCGAAATTTCTGGAATCATTGCTACCTTTTGAGACATAAACCACTGATCTGCTTCTGTTTCAATTTGCGCCTGTGCAGTTGGAGAAATTTTCTTTTCAATTAATCGATTTAAGAACTCAAATGTTTCTTTAGCTTCTGGTGTATTAAATCCAGATTTCGTTTTGTCTTCACTGATGACATATCCACCAGCCTGATGCATGAGGTTATAATATCCTGCTTGATTTCGTACGACTTGGTTTAGATAACCATAAGTCCCTTCTTCAGGCTTCGTAAGCTCAGCTCCAACCTTTTCAATATCTTCCCAAGTCCAAGTTTCATCAGGGTAATCTAGACCTGCTTCATCAAAAAACTTTTTGTTATAAAAAAGTCCAACAGAATCCACAAAGTACGGAGCAGCATATAGCTTATCTTCATAAGAATAAAGATCTACAACAGCTGGATAATAATTTTCTTTCGCGAATTCTTCGTCCCCTTCAAGGAATGGTTCAAGATCTTTAATTAAATCGGACGTAACATATTGATAAAAGTTAGGTCCATTCATCCAAAAGACATCTGGTCCACTACCACCGCCAAGACTTGTACGTAATTTTGTCCAGTATTCAGCAAATGGCGTATAGGTTACTTTCACATTTACATCTGGATGTTCTTTTTTGAATGATTCAATCGATGCATCCACCGCATCACTTACATTTTCATCCCATAGCGCCACTTCTAAGGTTTGTTTTCCATCACCAGAGGATTTGCCGCTACATGCTACAAGCATTACAGAAACTACCATTACTATGCAAAAGCTTACTAACTTTTTCATCATACCCCTCCATTTTTCTTTTTCTTATCCTTTTTTCATTCTGAATATTACGAAAAAACATTTGACAACTATAAACAGAATGTCCCTTATAATTGGAAACGAAATTTCCCCTGAAGTATGACAGATGCCGCACCTAATAAATCAAAGTCTGATCCTAAGGACGTACTTTGAATGTTTATTTCATTTTTTAAAATCGGGATAACCATTTTAGATAATTTCTGTCTTATTTTTGCAATCAATAACGGATTATCTTGTACAACTTCTCCGCTTATAATAATTAGCTCTGGATTTAGTAAATGAATGGTATTTGATATTGCAATAGATAGATAGGAAACAAGCTCCTCGAGAATTTCCAAGCTTAATGTATCATGTAAATTAATTGCTTCCACAAAAATTTCTGGTGTGATTTTTCGAATATCGTTATCAATTAATTGTTTTATTACCGTATCACGTCCTTTAGTCAAAATAGATGAAACAATATTTGAATAAATAGCCGGCCAGTTCACATAGTTTTCTAGACAGCCATTATTTCCACATTCACATTTCGTGCCACCTGGGACGACTGTTGTATGGCCAATTTCTCCAGAGCTTCCTTTGAAACCCCGATATACAGCGCCATTAATCATGAGACCAGAGCCTACTCCATCACCAATAGTGAGATACATAATATCTTTATAGCTACTAAAAGATCCAAAATAATATTCTCCTAATGCAAATGCATTTACATCATTATCTAAATAAGTTGGTAAATTAAATTTCGACTCTACCATTTCTCTTAATGGAACATCATAAAGCTTGAGCTTCGTATTGTAACAGATCATCCCGGTATTGGAATCAACAATCCCTGGAGTTATGATGGATATCCCTTCACAAAATGCTAATCGATCACTTTCCGCTACGAATTGTTCGATTATGTCCATCAAAAAAGAAATAATTTCCTCGCCGTATAGGTGATTGACAGAGTGAATTTTCTTCCTTAATATTTTGCCTTCTAAGTCCATATCAGCAATTTTGATATAAGAATTAGTAATAGAGATCCCCATAATGGAGTGCTGATTCGGGTTAAAGCGGAGAAGAACGGGCTTTCTACCACCACTGGAACGACCAACTCCATCTTCAATTACCATTCCATTACGAATTAAGTCATTGACTGCTGAAGTTACAGTAGTGGGGCTTATTTTTAAATTTTTTGCCACCTGACTTCGGGATATTGGGCCTTTTTTCCGAATCGTATCTAGGATGATGGACCGATTCAATTCTTGTATGAGTTTTAAATCTCCAGTTCTTTGCACAAATGATATCCTCTCCCTCTACTTACTTTTACCAATGACATTAATAAGATTTGTGTGTTTTTCTCTAATGAAGGAATAAATTTGGTTGACTGTGATGAGTATTGTAGGAATTGAATTGTATTCGTGGGTGTAGTGTAGATTCTATTAACTTACTTTTTCTAGTGCTGTTATTAAGTATTGTAAAATAAATGTTGATCGTTGTAAATCCAATTTTCGCAATTTTTGAAATTGTTTGTCTTCTTTGTCAGACTATCTTACAAATTAAATGGTTATGTATGATGAAGAAGGCGTCGAGTTATATCAAATATATTATCTGGCTATAGAAAATAGTACTCTTAAAAACGAAAGATAGCGATAGAACCAAATGGAATGGGTTCTATCGCTCTTTTATGAAATAGGAAGTCTGCCGATGGGAATCAGTAGAACCGTCCCTACGCTTCTTTTCTTGTTCTTCTGAAGGAAACAATCACTATTCCTACTACTAATAATACTAATCCTATCAGCATAATTGTATAATTTGCTGTGGCTGTATTTGGTAGTTGGATGGTTGGTTTTTCTTTGTTTGGTTCTGTTGTGGATGGAGTGGTTGGTTCGTTTCCTCCACTATTTCCAATATTGTTATCTGGCGTTGGGGTTGGGGGTTCTTCCCCTTCCCCACTATTTCCATTATTACCATCTGGATTCGATGGTGTTGGTGGTTCTGGTTCTTCACTTCCTTCACCATCTCCACCTTCATCACCTGGCTTTGTTGGTTCTTCAGGTGATGGTTGTCCTTTTGTGAAAGACCAAATATCTGAAATAGCTGTTCCAGTATACTTGTCGGATGCGACTACATACCAGTCATATGCTTGGCCCTCTTCAAGGTTCTTCCAAACGACTTGTGCAGTATCCCCGCTTGCTACGTTTTCTTGGTTGCCAATTTCTTCATTTGTATAAACATTGACCGCAAAGTAATCAGTAGCAACCTGTTTCTCTTGAACGGATAAATCTAAATCAATCACTAATTCATCCTTCAATGGATATTCTGCTGGATCATAGAAATTATAATCATCTAAATACGGTGAGTACGTATTAACAAGGATTCGATTATTGGTTTGATCGAAGTGAAGCAGCTTCATATAGCCTTGTCCGCCTTCTGGACCACCTTGGTAGTCACCTAGCATTTGATAGACTTTTCGATCTGCTACTCCGTCTTGATCATCGTCGATTTCGCTTATTAGTGTCTCTGAATCATGATAGTGCCCACATAATACAAGAAATACATTTTCATTTTTCTCTACTACTTTTTGAAAAATTTCTTCCCCAATTGGGCTACGATTTCCTGAAACTAATAGATATTCATGGAAATTCAGAATGGCTTTTCGATCAGGATATTGTTTTAACACACTGTTAATCCATTCCATATCCTCGTCATTTACACCCCATCCCATGTATATCATGATAAAATCATTTCCCCCAGCTGAAATCAAGTCATAATGACCACGATTATCTTTATACGATTCTCCATAATGCGGTTGGTCTTTATAACGATCCTCTCCAAACCATTTCGAAAACTCGGAGTAATCATTGGATAATTGGTCTACATCATGATTTCCTGCCAGTACTCCATACGGAATTTTGTAGTCTTCTAATGTGCGCATATATTCATCCGCATAAATCCATTGCTGTTCATCATCAAATTCATCTACCACATCACCTGTATGCAAGACATATTTGATTTTCAGCTCTTCTTGTTTTTCCGCAATCCATTCTGTTTGTCGTTTATAAATATATGGATAGCTTTCTGCATAGTATTGGGTATCCGACATCCACACAAATGTAAAATCATAATCATCTGGAGAGCTTGGAATTTCATCCTGAATTAACACATTGATTTTATTAGCCTTATCAGCATACTCGTTTACCTGTACATCTGCCTTTAAGGCAAAATCTTCTGCACCTGCAATTTTATACGTTAGCAGTTTCCATTTATTCTCATTCATACTCCATGCATACATGGAAACCTTTCTTCCTTCTAATGATTTCCCATTCCACACTAACTCGACTCGGTCCTCTTCATCAATAGAAGGGTCTAGTTCCACTTCAAAGCGATGGTATGGGAATTGAGTGCTAGAATCAGTTGTTAAGTACTTTCCATCTAAGGTAGAAATCGCTGAAGCATCCTCAGCTGTTAATGCTTTTTCTCCAGCGGGCACAAGCTCAACTGGCGGTTCTGTATCACTCGCATTTTCAAATGATTGAACATTACTATCTGTTGCCTCATATTTATAGCCTTTATAATAATGAACATCCATCGAATCCTCTGTTGGATCGGTTACTCTTACCTTTAACGCTGGATCCCCGTCTACTGGAGTAGCTGTATTATTAGCTGGCGAGATTAATTCTGGCTTATTTGGATTTTCATTCGTCACACTGAATGCAATAACAGACTCCGCTTTATTACCAGCCTTATCTACTGCAACGACCTTTAACTCATGGACACCTGGAGCAAGCTGAGAAGAAGCAGTATCAAATGGAACACTTATAGTTTCATTATCTAACGTTACAGCTATTGACTCGACTCCAGCTAATGCATCCTCTGCACTTGCTTCAATCGTAAAGGCTCCCTTATATTCTTTTTCTGCTTTCATATTCGTCTTAATGACTGGCGCTGTATTATCTACTTGAATTGCAGCAGTTACTTCCTCTTCTTTATCCGTTGCTTTAATACTGTACGCTCCATCTGAAACAGTTGTTGTATCCCAGACATACGTTTTTGCTTTCATTTGTTCTTCTGTTAATGTAAAAGTAAAGTCTTCGAACGGACGATAGGTACCATCGTCTCCCATATCAAATACTTGAGATGCATTCGCTTTTTGCGGATCTCTAATTACCGTGCCATCCGCTAAAATAAGACGAACATTTCTTACATTATAGTCATCTCTATTTTCTTCACTTTCTTCTAATTGGAATGGAGATGCTTTATTTCCTGAACGAACGGTAATAATATTTTCCCCAATGGATAGTTTATTTGGATCAATTGGAATCGTAAAGGTTTTCCAATCTGAATTATTATCTTGATCCAATAGATGAATAATGTCCTCTCCCATTGCGATTGCATTTTTGAAATACATGTTTAACCCACTAATATCCACAGCAAGATAAGCTTGGGATTCCAAGGAGCTATATGTTTCTTCCAATACTCTTTTTCCATCAATTGAAAGCTCTACATCGTCTGCAGTAGCTTCCTTCGATACGGCTTTTAAAATAACATTTCCAGATAAAATATCATGATCCTGAACATTTAAATGAATTGGTTCATTGTTAACATCATTTTTAATGGTGATGACATATTTCTCTGAAGTCACTTCATTTTGTCCATCTGTTGCGACAAAATAATATTCGATGCTTTCTTTTGCAATAAAGTTCGCTGCATACAAGACAGCGGCATAATATTCGATATCACTCGGATCTACCGTTAATAATACCTTTTCATA from Niallia sp. FSL W8-0635 carries:
- a CDS encoding ROK family transcriptional regulator — its product is MQRTGDLKLIQELNRSIILDTIRKKGPISRSQVAKNLKISPTTVTSAVNDLIRNGMVIEDGVGRSSGGRKPVLLRFNPNQHSIMGISITNSYIKIADMDLEGKILRKKIHSVNHLYGEEIISFLMDIIEQFVAESDRLAFCEGISIITPGIVDSNTGMICYNTKLKLYDVPLREMVESKFNLPTYLDNDVNAFALGEYYFGSFSSYKDIMYLTIGDGVGSGLMINGAVYRGFKGSSGEIGHTTVVPGGTKCECGNNGCLENYVNWPAIYSNIVSSILTKGRDTVIKQLIDNDIRKITPEIFVEAINLHDTLSLEILEELVSYLSIAISNTIHLLNPELIIISGEVVQDNPLLIAKIRQKLSKMVIPILKNEINIQSTSLGSDFDLLGAASVILQGKFRFQL
- a CDS encoding carbohydrate ABC transporter permease, translating into MIVPFLWMITTSLKSYGESMQVPPTIIPKEWHFENYSNVFDSVNFLKYYINTIILTLGRTIGQLILCSLAAFAFARLNFPGKNVLFILMLSVLMVPAQVILIPNYATLTQLGWIDTFFALIVPGIFSAYGTFLLRQFFMGIPKELDEAAKIDGCSYFGIYWRIILPNSTPALTALGIFTILAAWNDFLWPLVMTSSDSMRVLSVGISTFSGQYSTDYPLLMAGAVLSTIPMLLMFIFLQKHLLAGIALGGVRR
- a CDS encoding Gfo/Idh/MocA family protein, which codes for MLKALVIGAGTMGSTHSFAYSTMEDVQLVGIVDTNLSKAKELAGILGTKAFASYEEALNTLEVIDVVSVCVPTPFHKEYVKKVADCQFDVICEKPLARNLKDAQEIMDYCKEKEVKLFVGHVVRFFPEYKRAKQIVEEGKIGKPAVVNTKRGGGFPSASRDWYADYNSSGGLVLDLMIHDFDYLRWCFGEVERVYAKSAQGRAIAKLDYALVTLRFKSGVIAHLEGTWAHQNFSTKFEMAGKEGIIQYDSSKTAPLVKGINQSDTGSVGVAVPDSPLKENPYVTELKHFISCIKNQEEPIVTPLDAYKAMEIALAAIESIKQGKVVELRNQEMEVRI
- a CDS encoding carbohydrate ABC transporter permease gives rise to the protein MVVTKKSPETVARKRKKRRFNREAIAAYLFIAPTMLGLIMFYIYPAIASFALSFTRWNGISTPEYVGLENLIKLFTDSSFLRSIVNTAVFTFVSVPFTVIIAILIAVMLNQRIKGIVFYRTLYFLPVVTMPVAVGMVWKWLYNTDYGLINYILGILHLPQPSWLFDPKISLISVIIVYIWMSVGNNIILILAGLQGIEKSYYEAAEIDGASRIRKFFSITLPLLTPTLFFVFITGMISSLQVFDLLFVMIGNSTALLEPLRTIVYGVYESGFKYGEMGIASAQAFILFLAILLMTIIQFIFQKKWVYYDS
- a CDS encoding ABC transporter substrate-binding protein; the protein is MKKLVSFCIVMVVSVMLVACSGKSSGDGKQTLEVALWDENVSDAVDASIESFKKEHPDVNVKVTYTPFAEYWTKLRTSLGGGSGPDVFWMNGPNFYQYVTSDLIKDLEPFLEGDEEFAKENYYPAVVDLYSYEDKLYAAPYFVDSVGLFYNKKFFDEAGLDYPDETWTWEDIEKVGAELTKPEEGTYGYLNQVVRNQAGYYNLMHQAGGYVISEDKTKSGFNTPEAKETFEFLNRLIEKKISPTAQAQIETEADQWFMSQKVAMIPEISVHAAEYEEVLGEDLGVAPLPKGKVDTSIVHGIGWAMNSKTKDEDLAWELIKSLSNKEGTTVMAETGFATPAHMEISKVWLDSLPNVELQVFLDALEKATAYPVSERTSEWQTVETTEIQGAFLGQKSIDEALEKIATEMDAILEEEQKD
- a CDS encoding lamin tail domain-containing protein, which encodes MSLKKRITRRAFVIFVMVVFFFSTYFPALPGLTTYAAEPTEPTGEKAEEKTHTEEDSSQEVSDTIVEEEKKVADEAKKEEGNTSLEEQSSPDSEQEELPKVSEQKEEPVTNEENQPRESEKTDVVKDEKTEPTEEAPNENEQQQVDNQQETVDYTKLPPLLITELSPDSKGTDNFEFIELYNNTNQPMDLNSYYFYYHYIGGSTADKIMSIPAATIAPQESIILWFNTKDLLLEDFNNHFSTSLTEQQVISFKGDFPGFANGGNRGIIVKNIEGQEVVSAAYLPSETDNTGLDVQYAFPTEGTEMEKQQVKASPTPGVLGEGQVPAEPLQVSPITEDTEAPIITHEAITTTKAGEAIAIEATIADNQKNPTATIYYQVESDTAFKAIEMKQDSANPQKFSASIPQEEVQGTIEYYLEATDGNLLAKTAIYTIELEKEEGAEPEQDTYSDRPLLITELSPNSIGGGTDYYEYFELYNNSNQALNLATYSFYYVYTDNSREPILFPLPATEIQSKEKLVFWFNNGNKTVEDFNKEYGTSLTSNELVMFTDTAFPGFANGGNRALEIRDAQGNVVISASYLGSENDNDGKVIHYQFPQEGTEMAKYKVLADPTPGSMEVDQVPTNVVELPEAPKDTEPPVISHDPIKTAKAFTAVPIEASVTDTVVANPIVTVFYKNSADESFKSLALNKDTNGKYSTTIPAADIDGEITYYLVASDGINESQTEAFSLSVEKSDIDFTKVPKLLVTEVVPDSANVGTADGYEYIEIYNNTDQAINFKDYKIQYRYNADPATDVVWPSIPDDVVIEPQKTLVFWIINGQNGEKTVADFNANYGTNLVENKEIVRIKSDGMANGSMRGLVIATNTKEEINVAYYNDEATQLDTAMNMGILYKFPEDGSTQSVKISTKTKPGTPGMVEANQVPTQPVHVEEDLVAPILTNATNVEEIHQMDDLTIRAKATDDKGIKSVVLYYRTNDQTDYEKVLLTVDPSDIEYYAAVLYAANFIAKESIEYYFVATDGQNEVTSEKYVITIKNDVNNEPIHLNVQDHDILSGNVILKAVSKEATADDVELSIDGKRVLEETYSSLESQAYLAVDISGLNMYFKNAIAMGEDIIHLLDQDNNSDWKTFTIPIDPNKLSIGENIITVRSGNKASPFQLEESEENRDDYNVRNVRLILADGTVIRDPQKANASQVFDMGDDGTYRPFEDFTFTLTEEQMKAKTYVWDTTTVSDGAYSIKATDKEEEVTAAIQVDNTAPVIKTNMKAEKEYKGAFTIEASAEDALAGVESIAVTLDNETISVPFDTASSQLAPGVHELKVVAVDKAGNKAESVIAFSVTNENPNKPELISPANNTATPVDGDPALKVRVTDPTEDSMDVHYYKGYKYEATDSNVQSFENASDTEPPVELVPAGEKALTAEDASAISTLDGKYLTTDSSTQFPYHRFEVELDPSIDEEDRVELVWNGKSLEGRKVSMYAWSMNENKWKLLTYKIAGAEDFALKADVQVNEYADKANKINVLIQDEIPSSPDDYDFTFVWMSDTQYYAESYPYIYKRQTEWIAEKQEELKIKYVLHTGDVVDEFDDEQQWIYADEYMRTLEDYKIPYGVLAGNHDVDQLSNDYSEFSKWFGEDRYKDQPHYGESYKDNRGHYDLISAGGNDFIMIYMGWGVNDEDMEWINSVLKQYPDRKAILNFHEYLLVSGNRSPIGEEIFQKVVEKNENVFLVLCGHYHDSETLISEIDDDQDGVADRKVYQMLGDYQGGPEGGQGYMKLLHFDQTNNRILVNTYSPYLDDYNFYDPAEYPLKDELVIDLDLSVQEKQVATDYFAVNVYTNEEIGNQENVASGDTAQVVWKNLEEGQAYDWYVVASDKYTGTAISDIWSFTKGQPSPEEPTKPGDEGGDGEGSEEPEPPTPSNPDGNNGNSGEGEEPPTPTPDNNIGNSGGNEPTTPSTTEPNKEKPTIQLPNTATANYTIMLIGLVLLVVGIVIVSFRRTRKEA